One Acidimicrobiales bacterium DNA segment encodes these proteins:
- a CDS encoding HNH endonuclease signature motif containing protein, translating into MRAIGRRRLRAWRMAARNRSSGSTCFYCGVAFEGEGSRRRTVDHRVPRALGGTDGLANLVFACTACNQRKADSAEDDFSASDWLAARRRDVGPPPR; encoded by the coding sequence GTGCGGGCCATCGGACGCCGGCGGCTGCGGGCGTGGCGCATGGCGGCGCGGAACCGCTCGAGCGGCTCGACGTGCTTCTACTGTGGCGTGGCCTTCGAGGGGGAGGGATCTCGGCGGCGCACCGTGGACCACCGGGTCCCGCGGGCGCTCGGCGGCACCGACGGCCTGGCCAACCTGGTCTTCGCCTGCACCGCCTGCAACCAGCGCAAGGCTGACAGTGCCGAGGACGACTTCTCCGCATCGGACTGGCTGGCAGCCCGCCGTCGGGACGTGGGGCCACCACCGAGGTAG
- a CDS encoding histidine phosphatase family protein, giving the protein MSDAPEYRQPRFTPPPGACELLLVRHGESAPARPERPFPLVDGHGDPPLDPNGVAQAELVADRLIASGEEIAAIYVTSLRRTHETAAPLAGRLGLEVRVERDLREVHLGEWEGGEFRRRVAEGDPVAVRMMAEQRWDVIPGAEPAEVFAARVEAGIGRIAAAHPDQTVAVFVHGGVIGQAIALASGAARGFAFVGSDNGSISHLVVTRDRWIVRCFNDTSHLSPTFSAAPEPPT; this is encoded by the coding sequence ATGAGCGACGCACCCGAGTATCGACAGCCGAGGTTCACCCCGCCGCCGGGGGCCTGCGAGCTCCTGCTCGTGCGCCACGGGGAGTCGGCGCCCGCCCGGCCCGAGCGGCCCTTTCCGCTCGTCGACGGCCACGGCGACCCGCCCCTCGACCCCAACGGGGTGGCCCAGGCCGAGCTGGTGGCCGACCGGCTGATCGCCTCGGGCGAGGAGATCGCCGCCATCTACGTCACCAGCCTGCGGCGGACCCACGAGACGGCGGCGCCCCTCGCCGGACGCCTCGGTCTCGAGGTTCGGGTGGAGCGCGACCTGCGCGAGGTCCACCTCGGCGAGTGGGAGGGCGGCGAGTTCCGGCGGCGCGTCGCCGAGGGCGACCCCGTCGCGGTCCGGATGATGGCCGAGCAGCGGTGGGACGTCATCCCCGGCGCCGAGCCGGCCGAGGTGTTCGCGGCTCGTGTCGAGGCCGGCATCGGAAGGATCGCTGCTGCTCACCCGGACCAGACCGTCGCCGTGTTCGTCCACGGTGGAGTCATCGGCCAGGCCATCGCCCTGGCGTCGGGTGCCGCCCGGGGCTTTGCCTTCGTCGGCTCCGACAACGGCTCGATCTCTCACCTGGTGGTCACGCGCGACCGCTGGATCGTGCGGTGCTTCAACGACACCTCGCACCTCTCGCCCACCTTCAGCGCGGCCCCCGAGCCGCCCACCTGA
- a CDS encoding CAP domain-containing protein: protein MQETGGATPNRLCIDTPRRPVVFVVALVALLAASGAGAARAASPGDEAGFVARANQERTARGLISLAVADDLRVVARRHAQRMVDRDELYHNPNLGSEVEGWDVVAENVGVGSEIQGIHDAFMASPTHRDVILRPDLEEVGVGVVRTDDGRIWVVEVFRRPSAPPFRAAAASPPVAAQPSTGPPPQPEPSPSPPADSTVPDPGSKAGGALAEEHTPQPTAGLALAEGIVQAGWPGPGGSAGTVVLSAGRALPATPAGGAPLSGIVAALCLALVVGLPGLVLLRLGLVALPRWPERRLVTSRSQRWETARGRRGAPTRA from the coding sequence GTGCAGGAAACGGGGGGTGCGACGCCGAACCGTCTGTGCATCGACACGCCCCGTCGCCCCGTCGTCTTTGTCGTCGCCCTCGTCGCCCTCCTCGCAGCGTCCGGCGCCGGTGCCGCCCGTGCCGCGTCGCCCGGCGACGAAGCCGGCTTCGTCGCCCGCGCCAACCAGGAGCGCACCGCCCGGGGCCTGATCTCCCTGGCCGTCGCCGACGACCTCCGCGTGGTCGCCCGCCGCCACGCCCAGCGCATGGTCGACCGGGACGAGCTCTACCACAACCCCAACCTCGGTTCCGAGGTCGAGGGGTGGGACGTGGTGGCCGAGAACGTAGGGGTCGGCAGCGAGATCCAGGGCATCCACGACGCCTTCATGGCCTCACCGACCCACCGCGACGTCATCCTGAGGCCCGACCTCGAGGAGGTGGGCGTGGGCGTGGTGCGCACCGACGACGGCCGCATCTGGGTGGTCGAGGTGTTCCGCCGGCCATCGGCTCCGCCATTCCGGGCAGCAGCCGCGTCGCCACCGGTCGCCGCCCAGCCGTCGACCGGTCCGCCGCCCCAACCCGAGCCGTCCCCATCGCCGCCGGCCGATTCCACCGTCCCCGATCCTGGCTCCAAGGCTGGCGGGGCGCTCGCCGAGGAACACACCCCCCAGCCGACCGCCGGGCTGGCGCTGGCCGAGGGCATCGTGCAGGCGGGGTGGCCCGGTCCCGGCGGCTCCGCCGGCACGGTCGTGCTGTCGGCCGGCCGGGCCCTCCCCGCGACCCCGGCCGGGGGCGCGCCGCTCTCTGGCATCGTGGCCGCCCTCTGCCTCGCCCTGGTGGTGGGCCTCCCCGGCCTGGTGCTGCTGCGCCTGGGGCTCGTCGCCCTGCCCCGGTGGCCCGAGCGACGGTTGGTCACCTCC